The sequence below is a genomic window from Streptomyces sp. B21-105.
CGCAACGCGGGCATCCGGGTCCTCGGGCGCATCGACGCGCGGTACGGAGCCCGCGACTTCGCCGAGGTGATCTCCGAGGCGCAGCGCTACCTCGACTGGTACCAGGTCGACGGCTTCCTCCTGGACCGCTGCCCGGCCGACCGCGCCACGCTGCCCGGACTGCGCCGCACGGCCGGCGCCCTGCGCACGCTCCATGACGCACCCCACGTCGTCCTCGACCACGGCGTCCACCCGTGCCCCGGCTACGCCGAGCTCGCCGACCAGCTGGTCACCTTCTCCGGCCCCTGGAGCGACTACCGCTGGTCCCAGGTGGCCGAGTGGACGGCGGAGCACCCGCCGGAGCGCTTCTGTCACTTCGTGCACGGCGTGCCGCGCGGGCACCTCGACGAGGCGCTGCGCATCGCCCGCTGGCAGGGCGCCGCGACGATCTGGTTCACGGACGGCACCGAACGCGGCGGCGCACGCGACCCCTGGGAGACCATGCCCGGCTACTGGGACGACATCGTCTCGCGGATCGGAACAGGTGTCTCGGAATGAAAATGGCCATGGCACTGTTACGGGGAGAACAACCGTCATGACTGACCGACCAACGGAGTCCCCGTGTCGCTGCCACCCCTGGTCGAGCCGGCCCCCGAGCTCACCGTAGACGAGGTCCGCAGGTACTCCCGCCACCTGATCATCCCCGACGTGGGGATGGACGGGCAGAAGCGGCTGAAGAACGCCAAGGTGCTCTGTGTGGGCGCCGGCGGCCTGGGCTCGCCGGCGCTGATGTACCTGGCCGCGGCGGGCGTGGGCACGCTCGGCATCGTGGAGTTCGACGAGGTCGACGAATCGAACCTGCAGCGGCAGATCATCCACAGCCAGGCCGACATCGGCCGCTCCAAGGCCGAGTCCGCCCGTGACTCCGTTCTCGGCATCAACCCTTACGTCGACGTGGTGCTTCACGAAGAGCGGCTCGAGGCCGAGAACGTGATGGACATCTTCAGCCAGTACGACCTGATCGTCGACGGCACTGACAACTTCGCGACCCGTTACCTGGTCAACGACGCGTGCGTGCTGCTGAACAAGCCGTACGTGTGGGGTTCCATCTACCGCTTCGACGGCCAGGCGTCCGTCTTCTGGTCCGAGCACGGTCCCTGCTACCGCTGCCTGTACCCGGAGCCCCCGCCGCCGGGCATGGTCCCCTCCTGCGCCGAGGGCGGCGTGCTGGGCGTGCTGTGCGCGTCCATCGGGTCGATCCAGGTCAACGAGGCGATCAAGCTGCTCGCGGGCATCGGCGAGCCGCTCGTCGGCCGCCTGATGATCTACGACGCCCTGGAGATGCAGTACCGCCAGGTCAAGGTCCGCAAGGACCCCGACTGCGCGGTGTGCGGCGAGAACCCGACCGTCACCGAGCTCATCGACTACGAGGCCTTCTGCGGCGTCGTCTCCGAGGAGGCCCAGCAGGCGGCGGCCGGTTCGACGATCACTCCCAAGCAGCTCAAGGAGTGGATCGACGACGGCGAGAGCATCGAGATCATCGACGTCCGCGAGCCGAACGAGTACGAGATCGTCTCCATCCCGGGCGCCAAGCTCATCCCGAAGAACGAGTTCCTGATGGGCACCGCCCTGCAGGGTCTGCCGCAGGACAAGAGGATCGTCTTGCACTGCAAGACGGGTGTCCGCAGTGCGGAAGTCCTCGCCGTGCTGAAGTCCGCGGGCTTCTCCGACGCCGTGCACGTCGGCGGCGGCGTGATCGGCTGGGTCCACCAGATCGAACCGAGCAAGCCGGTCTACTGACGGCATCCCGGGCGTTCGCCCGGCCCGGCAGGCCCATCGGGCCTCCCGACGGGATCGGCGGGGGCTTCGCGTACCAGGGGTGCGCGAAGCCCCCGCCGCCGTCATGAGCAGACCGTGCCGTCCTGCGGGACCGCTCCCTTCAGCAGGTAGTTCTCCACCGCCGAGTCGACGCACGAGCTCCCGCTCCCGTACGCGATGTGCCCCTCGCCCTTCCAGGTGAGCAGCACACCTACGCCCTTGCCGAGCTCGTCCGCCATCTTCCGCGCGCCCTCGTAGGGCGTCGCCGGATCCCCGGTGGTGCCGACCAGCAGGATCGGCGCCGCGCCCGCCGCGCTCACCTCCGGGGTGTCGTACTGTCCGGCCACCGGCCAGTCGTGGCACCAGCCGGCCGTGTCCCAGGCGAGGAAGTCCCCGAACACGGGTGAGATCTTCTCGAACCCCGGCACCAGCAGCTTCGTCTTTTGCGCGGTCGGCCGCTGCCTGTCGTCCAAGCACGATATGACCCGTTGGGAATGGACCGTCGTGCCGTAGCGCCCCGAGGAGTCCCGCTCGTTGTAGCGGTCGGCGAGCCTGAGCAACTCGGAGCCGTTCCCCGCCTGCGCGGCCTCCAGCGCACTGGTCAGCCTCGGCCAGCTCGCTTCGCTGTACAACGGCAGGACGATGCCGATGACGGCGAGCCCCTGCGTCAGCTTGCGCCCGTCCGTCCCGGGCAGCGGGTGGGCGTCCAGCCGGTCCAGCAGGGCCGCGATCCTCGCGCTGCCCGTCTCGGGGTTCTGGCCGGTCGACATGAGGTAGTCCTCCAGCGCCCGCTGAAAGCCGCGTGCCTGGTTCTGGGCATGGCCGACGGCGTCGGCGCTCGGGTCGACGACCGCGTCGAGGGTGAGCCTGCCGACGTTCCGAGGAAACAAGTGGGCGTACACGCCACCCAGTTCGGTGCCGTACGACATGCCGAAGTAGTGCATCTTGCGGTCGCCGAGCACCTGGCGCATCAGGTCCATGTCGCGGGCGGTGTCGGTGGTCGACACATGGGCCAGCAGCGTGCCCGCGGCCTTTTGGCATCCCGCGCCGAGGGCGGTGGCGTCCTGGAGGAACGCCTGTTCCTCGGCAGGGGTGTCCGGGGTCGCGTCGAGGGATTCGGCGGCCTGGATGTCCTGGTCGCCGCGGCAGCGGACACCCTCACTCGCGCCCACCCCGCGAGGGTCCCAGCTCACCAGGTCGTAGCGGTCGCGGAGCGAGGAGACCGTCGAGTCGTAGGAGGGGAGCATGGACACTCCCGAGGCGCCGGGGCCGCCGAAGTTGAACAGGAGCGAACCGATGCGGTCTCCGCCCTCGGCGCGGGACTTGGCCCGGACGAGGGCGAGATCGATGGTCCGGCCGCCCGGCTTCGACCAGTCCAGCGGCGCTTTCAGCGTGGCGCACTGCCAGTCGTCGCCCGGCGCGGAGGAGTCCGCGGTGCTCCCGCACCGGCCCCAGTCGGGTTTCTGCCCGGTCAGCGCGGTGGGCAGGGCCGCCGGGGGTGTGGCCGTGGTCGAGGCGGATCCGGCTGTGGGCCGGGTGCCGGCCGTACCGCCCCTGCCGTCCGTCCCGTCGTCCGCCGCACCGCTGCTGCAGCCCGCAGCCAGCAGCGCGGCGGCGGCTCCCCACACCGTCCACCGTGCGAATCGCGCCATGTGCGCCTCCCCCCTCACCGGCCGTCCACGCTCGGCGGCGAACGGCTTTCAGGCCATGTTAGGCGTCCTGGGCATCGACCGTCCGAGCCTGTGGATAACACTCTGACCTGCGCATACTGTGCGATCGAGGGGCCCTGATGCCGTCCGCGTGGCCGCGGTCGGGAACAGCGTGGCCGCAGTCGGGAACAGCGTGGCCGCAGTCGGGAACAGCGTGGCCGCCGTCAGGAACAGACGGTCCCGGCGGCCGGTGTCCTTCCGTTCAGCAGATAGCCGTCCACCGTCCGCCGCACACACGGGTTTTTGCTGCCGTACGCACCGTGGCCCTGTCCCTTGTACGTCAGCTCGACCCCGACCCCCCGGCCCAGCGCGTCCGCCATCTTCCGCGCCCCTTCGTACGGGGTCGCCGGGTCGCCGGTGTTGCCCACCACGAGGATCGGCGCGGACCCGGGCGCGCTCACGTCGGGATGGTCGGCGGCCCCGGGCACGGCCCAGTCGGTGCAGCCGACCATGGACCAGGCCATGAAGTCGCCGAACAGCGCGGAGGCCGCCCGGAACTCCGGCAGCTTCTTCTCCACGTAGGCGGCCGAGTAACGCGGCTTGTCGTCGGCGCAGTTGATGGAGACGTTGGCGGCCGAGGCGTTGCTGTACTCGCCGTTCTCGCTCCGGCCGTTCATCAGGTCGGACAGCAGCATCAGAATCTGGCCGTCGCCGTCGTAGGCCTGCTCCAGGCCCTCGGTGAGGTACTCCCAGAAGTCCTTCGAGTACAGAGCCTGCGCGATGCCGTTGGTCGCGGCGCTCTGGGTCAGGACGCGCGGGAAGATCCCCGGGATCGGCTTGGAGTCGAGGCGCTTCAGCAGTCCGGCGACGCGGGCCTCGACGTCCTGCGCGGTGTCTCCGACGGGACAGTCCTGCGTCTTCGACGTGCAGTCCTTCGCGAAGTTGTCGAGCGCGCGCTGGAAACCCCTGGCCTGCCCGAGCGAGCCCTGCTCGGAGGTCTGGGTCGGGTCGACGACCGCGTCGAACACGGCTCGCCCCACCTTCTTCGGGAACAGATGGGCATACACGCCCCCCAGTTCGGTGCCGTAGGAGATGCCGAAGTAGTGCAGCCGCTCGTCGCCGAGCACCTGGCGCATCAGATCCATGTCGCGGGCCGCGTCGGTGGTCCGCACCTGCGGCAGCATCTTCTTCGAGTTCTCCTCGCAGGCAGCGTTGAATTTCTTGGTGTTGTCCAGCAGCGCGGTGCGCTCCGCGGCGTCGTCGGGGGTGGCGTCCTGCTGGAAGTACGCGTCGAGCTGCTGGTCGTTCTCGCACCGCACGCCGGCGCTGCGGCCCACCCCGCGCGGGTCGAAGCTGACCAGGTCGTAGCGGGTGCGCAGGGTCGCGTACTCGTCGCCGAACGAGGGCAGGGCAGAGACCCCCGAGCTGCCGGGGCCGCCGAAGTTGAAGATCAGCGAGCCGAGGCGCCGGCTCTCGGCGCCGCTCGCCTCGGCCCGGACCAGCGCGAGGTCGATCGTGTCGCCCTCGGGGTCGTCCCAGTCGAGGGGGGCCTTCATCGTGGCGCACTGCCACGGGTCGCCGTCCGGCAGCGGAGACGGTGCACTGCCGCTGCCCTCCGACCGGGACGGGGCCGGGCAGTCCTTCCAGTTCAGCTTCTGCTCCGTCAGGTTTTCGGCCCGTGCGTCCTGCGCGCAGCCCGCCACCAGCGAGGACAGCAGCACAGCGATGGCGGTCACGGCGGTGGCACGCGGGCGGGAGGGCATCGGCATGACCCCATCCTGAGGTCGTGCACCGGCACGCGCGCGGGGCGCGGGCCGACCGGAGTACGGGCCGCCCGGAGTACGGCCGTCCGAGCCGGTCACGGCCCTAGAGGGCGCCCTTGCGGGTCAGGTGGTTGAAGGCCAGCCAGCCCGGCAGCACCGGCAGCCACAGCGTCAGCAGCCGGAAGAGCAGGACCGCGGGCGCGGCGACCTCCTTGGGCAGACCCACCGCGATCAGACCGACCGTCAGGGTCGCCTCGACCGCGCCGACTCCGCCCGGTGTCGGCGCGGCGGAGCCGAGCGCGTTGCCCGCCAGGAACACGACGGCGACGCTCGCGATGCTGAGCGAGGTCGACTCGTCGCCGAACGCGCGGATCGACGCGTCCAGGCACATCACGAAGCAGGTGGTGAGCAGCAGCATGCCGCCGATGCCGGTGACCAGCTTCTGCGGCCGCTGCAGTATGTCCAGCATGCGCGGCACGACGCCCGCGAACAGCGACCGCACGCGCGTGGCGACGAACTTGCGCAGGAAGGGCACCGAGGTCACCACGAGCACGAGCACCGCCACCGTGAGCAGACCCGCGATGACCGTGCGGGACGGCGACAGCGACGGCGTCTTCTCGGTGCCGGTCAGATAGCCGAACGACAGCAGCATCAGGATGTGGCAGCCGAGTCCGAAGAGCTGCGAGGCGCCGACGCTGGCCACCGCGAGTCCCGGTCGCACCCCCGCGCGCTGCAGGAAGCGCGTGTTGAGGGCGACGCCGCCGACCGCGGCCGGCGCCACGATCTTCACGAAGGACCCGGCGACCTGCGCGGCCACGGTCCGCGGGAAAGGCACCCGCTCCGGCACGAACCCCAGCAGGCTCATCGCGGCGGCGACATAACTCAGCGCCGAGAACAGCACGGCCGCGGCGACCCAGCCCCATTCGGCGTGGGAGATCAGCGGGCCGAACTCGATGTGGGTGAGCTGGGTCAGCAGGAAGTACGCGCCGATGGCGCCGGCGATGAAGCTCATGAGGGTGCGCGGCCGCACCCGTTCGAGCCGGGCGGGCTCGACCGGCGCCTGGGGACGGATCAGCAGCACCTCATGGCGGATCTGCGTCAGCAGGTCCTCCTCGCGCGCCCCCTCGAGTGCCTCGTCGATGGCCCGTTTCTCGGCGCGGGCCTCCGCGCGCACGGCCTTCTTGCCGGGCTTCTCCACGACGGCGGCCTCGGTGTCGGCCTCGGCCGCCTCCGCGCGGGCCTGCTTGGCCTGCTGGGAGGCTTCGAGAACGGCTTCCCGCTCCCGTTGCGCGCGCTCGCGTGCCAGCCGGCGCAGCGTCGCGCGCGTGGAGCGGGACAAGGCGATGGGCTGGAGCATCGGCAGGCAGTCCGCGACCGCGTCCGGGCCGAGCACGCCCACCGCGGAGGCCACCGCGCGTTCCGCGCCCACCCGCAGGCCCAGTGTCGTCACCAGCTGGGCGACGTCCATGCGCAGCAGCAGGTCGCCGGCCGCGATCTCACCGCCGCGCAGATCGGTCAGGATCATCGTGCCGGAACGATCCACCAGAATTGCGTCACCGGCGAGCCGGCGGTGCGCGATGCGCCGTGACTGCAGCGCCCGCACCTGGTGCCAGGTGTTGCGCAGCAGGTCGTCGGTGATCTCCTCGTCCGCCAGCGAGTCGAGGGTGCGGCCGCCGGTGTGCTCGTAGACGAGGATCACCGCGTCGGGCCCCAGCTCGGAGGTCGCGATCAGCTTCGGCGCGTTGGCGCCGGCAGCGATGGCCGCGTAGGCGAGCAGCGCCTCCTGCTCCAGCGCCTGGCGCAGCGACTGCAGGCTGCTGCGGGTGGCGAAGCCGCGCAGGGCCAGGTTGCGCCACGCGCGGTAGAAGAAGCCCTGGGCCTGCTGCTCCCGGTCGACGACGGTCACGTCCAGCGGCGGTCCGTCCTCCAGGGTGACGAAGTACCGTCTGCCCCGGTCGCCCTCCGCCGCGTCCGGCGTCTCCTCACGGGCGGCGCTCACCGGGCGGAACCCGACGTGCCGCAGACCTGCCATGAGCGTCCGCCCGGTGGGCCGCACGTTCGGCGAGCCCACCGCGTACAGGGTGCCGTACGCGACCGTCCAGCCGATCAGCACCGTGAGGATGATGGAGAACGGCGTCGTGTAGCCGGTGACGAGCATCGAGAAGGCGTCGAGGAGCAGCACGATCCACAGCACCGAGCGCCAGCGCGGGCGACGCGACATGCCGACGGCCGTCATGTACGCGATGACGGGCGCGAGATAGCCGTGCACCGGGTCGGTCAGGGCGTGGACGTCGCCGGGGGAGGGCTGGGTCAGCGCCTCCTGGATGGAGCCCGGAGCGGCCTTGGCGACCCACAGGTCGGTGGCGAGCGTCACACCGTGCGCGAGGACCGCCGCGAGTACGCCGTCGGCGATGCGCAACCCGTCCCGCTTGATCAGACGCTCGATCGCGAACGCGACCGGGACCAGCAGGATCGCGATGCTGGACGCCAGGCCGGCGATTTTGATGAGCAGGTCGGGCGCCTGTCCGGTGCCCTTGTTGATGTCCTGTTCGAGGCCTGAGGTGGTTCCGTGGGCGAAGGCGGCGATGCCCAGGAGCACGATGACGGCGAGCACGCCGACCATCAGCCGCATCAGGTCGGAAGGACGGTGCACGCGCGCGGGGAGCAGGGGTTCGTCCCCCTCGACCTCGTCGATGTGCACCTCCTCCCGTCGCTCGTCGGGGATGTCCGGGCGCGCCGCGGCGTCAGAGGCGCCCTGTGCGTCCTCTGCGTGCACGCCGTTCTGCTGCATCGTCTCTTCTTGGTCTCGTATCACCGGTCACCGCCCGCACGATGGTGGCATGCCCCACCGACACACGGGGGCATCAGGGTGCAAATGCGGGGGCGCACAGTCTGCCCGAAGCCTCACCCGGGGGCGAGGGTCACACTGCGTCGCGAGCCCGTCGCATTGTCGGTGCGGTGGGGCAGGATGGGGCGGATGAGCGAGCAGAGCCTTCCGGACGACGCCCGCCCGGAGTACACGCAAGCGCTGCCGGAGTACGCCGAGCGGGTTCTCGAGGTCGCGGAGCTGATCCCGCCCGGGCGCGTCATGACGTACGGGGACGTCGCCGAGTGGCTGGAGGAGGGCGGTCCGAGGCAGGTCGGCCGGGTGATGGCCCTCTACGGCGGCGCCGTCCCCTGGTGGCGTGTCGTGCGCGCGGACGGGGTGCTGCTCCCGGGGCACGAGCTGCGGGCGCTCGACCGCTACCGCACCGAGGGCACCCCGCTGAAGGCGGCGAGCAGGGCCGCGGAAGGCCATGTCCCGCGCCTCGACATGAGACGGGCGAGGTGGGACGGCGGCGAACGCGCGGCGGGTCACACCTGACAGCTTGCGCCGTCGGACGGGTTTCGGAGGTGCCTGTGGCCCGGACGGGCGAAACAGCGCGTACCGGGCACGCCCGTGGCATGGCGTACGTTCGTGGGTCGAGGGACACCCGGGACGTGCGGGGCCCGAGGGAAGAAGCGGAAGCTGTCCTTCCGGGCCGGCCGTCGGCGTAGCGTCGGCGGCACGCGTCCCTCTCATCCCGCGATCACCGACCTCCCCGGGCGACGATCCGTCGACCAGCACACCCACCAGGACCGGCGAACCACGTGAGCACCTCTTCCTCCACCAGGCGCCTGCCGCCCCACCAGGGGCGACAGGGGAGCCGTGGCGCTTACCGACTGGTGCGTACCCCGCCCGCCCGGACGGATCCCCCTCGTCTGGACGCCGCACAGCGCTCGGTGGTTGATCACGGCCCCGGCCCCCTGCTCGTCCTCGCCGGCCCAGGCACGGGGAAGACCACCACGCTCGTCGAGTCCGTGGCGGCCCGCATCGCCCGCGGCGGCGACCCCGCGCGCATCCTCGTCCTCACGTTCAGCCGCAAGGCGGCAGTCGAACTGCGCGACCGGATGGCGCGGCGCATGGGCGCGGCCCGCGCACCCCAGGCGACCACCTTCCACTCGTACTGCTACGCCCTGGTCCGCGCCCACCAGGACGCCGACCTGTTCGTCGAGCCGCTGCGGCTGCTGTCCGGTCCCGAACAGGACGTGGCCGTCCGCGAACTGCTCGCCGGCCAGCTCGACCTGCAACGACTCGGCCTCGCCCACGTGCGCTGGCCGGACGAACTGCGCGCCTGCCTCACCACCCGCGGCTTCGCCGACGAGGTCCGCGCGGTGCTGGCCCGCAGCCGCGAACTGGGCCTGGACCCCGCGTCCCTGGACGCCTTCGCCCACCGCATCGGCCGCCCCGACTGGCGCGCCGCGGCCGCCTTCCTCGCCGAATACCTCGACGTGCTCGACCTGCACGGGGTGATCGACTACGCCGAACTCGTCCACCGTGCGGTGCTCCTCGCCCACCGCACCGAGGTCGCCGAGCGGCTGGCCGCGAGTTACGACGCCGTGTTCGTCGACGAGTACCAGGACACCGACCCGGCTCAGGTCCGGCTGCTGCACGCCCTGGCCGGCGGCGGCCGTACCCTGGTCGCCTTCGGCGACCCCGACCAGTCGATCTACACCTTCCGGGGCGCCGACGTGAACGGCATCCTGGAGTTCCCGCACGCCTTCCCCCGCCCCGACGGCCGTCCCGCCCCCGTCGACGTGCTGCGCACCTCCCGGCGCTCCGGCGCGGCTCTCCTGGCCGCCACCCGGCTGCTGACGCAACGGATGCCCCTGACCCGACTGCCGGCGGAGAAGGTCCGCGCGCACCGCGACCTGACCGCTGCACGCGACGGCGGCCAGGTCGACGTATACACGTATCCCACGCCCGGCACCGAACTGGACAACATCGCCGACATCCTGCGCCGCGCCCACCTGGAGGACGGCGTGCCCTGGGGGGAGATGGCCGTCCTGGTGCGCGCCGGCTCGCGCACCATCCCGACGGTCCGCCGCGCCCTCACCGCCGCCGGCGTCCCCCTCGACATCGACGGCGACGATCTCCCCCTGCGCCACGAACCCGCGGTGGCGCCCCTCCTGGCGGCCCTGCGGGCGGTGGCCACGGCGGAGGCCTCCGCGGCGGCGCCGGCCGAAGACGCACGCGCCGTCGCGGCGATCGAGGCCGGAACGGTGGGCGATGCGGGGTCGGCGGGCGACGCACGGACGGTGGGCGAGGCCGGTGGGGCCGGGGCACTGGGCGATGCCAGCGGGGTCGGCGGGATCGGGCAGGCAGCCGGCTGGCTCGACATCGAAACCGCCCTCACCCTGCTCACCTCACCCCTCGCCGGCATGGACGCCGCCGATCTGCGCCGCCTCGGCCGGGCCCTGCGCGAGGAGGAGCGGGCCGCGGGCAACCCCCTGCCGCCGCCCTCCGACGCACTGCTCGCGCGCGCCCTGGCCGAGCCGGAGCGCCTCGTCGCCCATGACCCGACGTACGCGCGCGGCGCCCAGCGCCTCGGCGCGCTGCTGGCGACGGCCCGCGCGCGTCTCGCGCGCGGCGGCACGGCCGAGGAAGCGCTGTGGGACCTCTGGGACGGCACGCCCTGGCCCACGCGCCTGGAGCGGGCCGCCCGGCGCGGCGGCGCGGCCGGCCGCAACGCCGACCGCGACCTGGACGCGGTGTGCGCGCTGTTCGCCACCGCCGCGCGCGCGGAGGAACGCACCGGCGGACGGGGCGCCCTGAACTTCCTGGCAGAGATCGAGGCCGAGGACATCGCCGCCGACACCCTCGCCCACCGTGCCGTGCGCCCCGACGCCGTACGCCTGATGACGGCCCACCGCGCCAAGGGCCTGGAATGGAGTCTGGTCGTCGTGGCCGGCGTCCAGGAAGGCCTGTGGCCGGACCTGCGTCGCCGCGGCTCCCTCCTGGAGGCCGACCGCATCGGGCGCGACGGACTCGCCGAGCCGCTCACCCCGGGCGCGCTGCTCGCCGAGGAACGCCGCCTCTTCTACGTCGCCGCCACGCGCGCGCGGGACCGCCTCGTCGTCACCGCCGTCAAAGCGCCCGCCGACGACGGCGACCAGCCCTCCCGTTTCCTCACCGAACTCGGCACCGAACCCAAGGACGTCACGGGCCGCCCCCGCCGCCCCCTGTCGGTCGCCGCGCTGGTCGCCGAACTGCGCGCCACCACGGTCGACCCGCGCGTCTCCGCGCCTCTCAGGGAGGCGGCCGCCCGCCGTCTCGCCAGGCTTGCCGCGCTCGCCGACGAGGAGGGCCGGCCCCTGGTGCCCGCCGCCCATCCGTACCGCTGGTGGGGCATGTTCGAGCCGACCGAGAGCAAGGTGCCACTGCGCGACCGTGAGCAGCCCGTCGTGCTCTCCGGCAGCGCCCTGGACCAGCTCGCCAACACCTGCGCCCTGCAGTGGTTCCTGGGCCGCGAAGTGAAGGCCGACGCCCCCGCCACGGCCGCCCAGGGCTTCGGCAACGTGGTGCACGTCCTCGCCGACGAGGTCGCCTCCGGGCACACCCCGGCCGACCTCGACGTCCTCATGGAGCGCCTCGACTCGGTGTGGAACGCCCTCGCCTTCGACGCCCCGTGGAAGTCCGCCCAGGAGAAGGCGCACGCCCGCGTGGCGCTCGAACGCTTCCTCCAATGGCATGTGACGGACCGCGCGGGCCGCACACCGGTCGCCAGCGAGCACGACTTCGACGTCACGCTGGCGGCGGGCGACTACGAGGTGCGCATCCGCGGCCAGATGGACCGCGTCGAGGCGGACGGCGACGGCCGCGCCTACGTCGTCGACTTCAAGACGGGCAAGCAGACGCCCACCGCGCGCGAGGTCGAACGCCACCCCCAGCTCGCCGTCTACCAGCTCGCGGTCCGCGAGGGAGCCGTCGACGACGCCTTCGACGGGGTGCGCCCCGAACCGGGCGGCGCCGAACTCGTCCAACTGCGCCAGGGCGCCGCGCGGCGGGACGGCGGCGACACGCTGCCCAAGGTGCAGGCGCAGGAGCCGCTCGACGGCGCATGGGTCGGCGAACTCCTCGCCACGGCCGCCGGCAAGGTCCTCGACGAGCGGTTCACCCCCACCGCCGGCCAGCAGTGCACCCACTGCGCGTTCCGCGCCTCGTGCAGCGCCAGGCCCGAAGGGCGCCACGTCGTCGAGTGAGGGGCGGACGGGGGAGCCGAGTGCGGGGCGTACGGTGTGACGGACCGCACCACCCGCGCCGACCTGCACGCATCTCCCCGCGGCGGGTGATGTGTCATCGACTGTCGGTGCCCGCCGCTAGCCTCTCCCCATGCCCGCCCGCATCAGCGATCCCGAGCAGCTCAAGGAGCTCCTCGGGATCCCCTTCACCCCGGAGCAGACGGCCTGCGTCATCGCGCCGCCCGCCCCGCAGGTGATCGTGGCCGGAGCCGGGTCGGGCAAGACCACGGTGATGGCCGCACGCGTGGTGTGGCTGGTCGGCACCGGGCAGGTCGCCCCCGAGCAGGTCCTCGGCCTGACCTTCACCAACAAGGCGGCCGGAGAACTCGCCGAGCGCGTCCGCAAGGCCCTCGTCAGGGCCGGCGTCACCGACCCCGACGTCATCGACCCCGACAACCCGCCGGGCGAGCCGGTCATCTCCACCTACCACGCCTTCGCGGGCCGCCTCCTCGCCGACCACGGCCTGCGCATCGGCCTGGAACCCACCTCCCGCCTGCTCGCCGACGCCACCCGCTACCAGCTCGCCGCGCGCGTGCTGCGCGAGGCCCCCGGCCCCTACCCGTCGCTCACCCGCTCCTTCGCCGACCTGATCAGCGACCTCCTCACGCTCGACGGCGAACTCGCCGAACACCTCGTACGCCCCGAGGACCTGCGCGCGTGGGACGCGGAACTGCTGCACACCCTCGACGGCGCCCGACTCACCAACGCCGACCTGCGCAAGGCCCCCGAGACGGCCGCCGCCCGACGCGAACTGGCCGACCTGGTGCTGCGCTACCGGGCCGCCAAGCGCGAACGCGACCTGCTCGACTTCGGCGACCAGATCGCCCTCGCGGCGCAGCTCGCCCAGGTGCCCGAGGTGGGCCCGCTCCTGCGCGACGAGTTCCGCGTCGTCCTCCTCGACGAGTACCAGGACACCTCCGTCGCCCAGCGCGTGCTCCTCGCCGGACTCTTCGGCGGCGCCGCCGGCCACCCCGTGACCGCCGTCGGCGACCCCTGCCAGGCCATCTACGGCTGGCGCGGCGCCTCCGTCGCCAACCTCGACGACTTCCCCGAGCACTTCGCGCACGCCGACGGCAGCCGGGCGCGACGCCAGTCGCTCAGCGAGAACCGCCGCAGCGGCGGCCGCCTCCTGGACCTCGCCAACGGCCTCGCCGAACCGCTGCGCGCCATGCACGCGGGCGTGGA
It includes:
- a CDS encoding lysylphosphatidylglycerol synthase transmembrane domain-containing protein; this translates as MQQNGVHAEDAQGASDAAARPDIPDERREEVHIDEVEGDEPLLPARVHRPSDLMRLMVGVLAVIVLLGIAAFAHGTTSGLEQDINKGTGQAPDLLIKIAGLASSIAILLVPVAFAIERLIKRDGLRIADGVLAAVLAHGVTLATDLWVAKAAPGSIQEALTQPSPGDVHALTDPVHGYLAPVIAYMTAVGMSRRPRWRSVLWIVLLLDAFSMLVTGYTTPFSIILTVLIGWTVAYGTLYAVGSPNVRPTGRTLMAGLRHVGFRPVSAAREETPDAAEGDRGRRYFVTLEDGPPLDVTVVDREQQAQGFFYRAWRNLALRGFATRSSLQSLRQALEQEALLAYAAIAAGANAPKLIATSELGPDAVILVYEHTGGRTLDSLADEEITDDLLRNTWHQVRALQSRRIAHRRLAGDAILVDRSGTMILTDLRGGEIAAGDLLLRMDVAQLVTTLGLRVGAERAVASAVGVLGPDAVADCLPMLQPIALSRSTRATLRRLARERAQREREAVLEASQQAKQARAEAAEADTEAAVVEKPGKKAVRAEARAEKRAIDEALEGAREEDLLTQIRHEVLLIRPQAPVEPARLERVRPRTLMSFIAGAIGAYFLLTQLTHIEFGPLISHAEWGWVAAAVLFSALSYVAAAMSLLGFVPERVPFPRTVAAQVAGSFVKIVAPAAVGGVALNTRFLQRAGVRPGLAVASVGASQLFGLGCHILMLLSFGYLTGTEKTPSLSPSRTVIAGLLTVAVLVLVVTSVPFLRKFVATRVRSLFAGVVPRMLDILQRPQKLVTGIGGMLLLTTCFVMCLDASIRAFGDESTSLSIASVAVVFLAGNALGSAAPTPGGVGAVEATLTVGLIAVGLPKEVAAPAVLLFRLLTLWLPVLPGWLAFNHLTRKGAL
- a CDS encoding MGMT family protein → MSEQSLPDDARPEYTQALPEYAERVLEVAELIPPGRVMTYGDVAEWLEEGGPRQVGRVMALYGGAVPWWRVVRADGVLLPGHELRALDRYRTEGTPLKAASRAAEGHVPRLDMRRARWDGGERAAGHT
- a CDS encoding ATP-dependent helicase, coding for MSTSSSTRRLPPHQGRQGSRGAYRLVRTPPARTDPPRLDAAQRSVVDHGPGPLLVLAGPGTGKTTTLVESVAARIARGGDPARILVLTFSRKAAVELRDRMARRMGAARAPQATTFHSYCYALVRAHQDADLFVEPLRLLSGPEQDVAVRELLAGQLDLQRLGLAHVRWPDELRACLTTRGFADEVRAVLARSRELGLDPASLDAFAHRIGRPDWRAAAAFLAEYLDVLDLHGVIDYAELVHRAVLLAHRTEVAERLAASYDAVFVDEYQDTDPAQVRLLHALAGGGRTLVAFGDPDQSIYTFRGADVNGILEFPHAFPRPDGRPAPVDVLRTSRRSGAALLAATRLLTQRMPLTRLPAEKVRAHRDLTAARDGGQVDVYTYPTPGTELDNIADILRRAHLEDGVPWGEMAVLVRAGSRTIPTVRRALTAAGVPLDIDGDDLPLRHEPAVAPLLAALRAVATAEASAAAPAEDARAVAAIEAGTVGDAGSAGDARTVGEAGGAGALGDASGVGGIGQAAGWLDIETALTLLTSPLAGMDAADLRRLGRALREEERAAGNPLPPPSDALLARALAEPERLVAHDPTYARGAQRLGALLATARARLARGGTAEEALWDLWDGTPWPTRLERAARRGGAAGRNADRDLDAVCALFATAARAEERTGGRGALNFLAEIEAEDIAADTLAHRAVRPDAVRLMTAHRAKGLEWSLVVVAGVQEGLWPDLRRRGSLLEADRIGRDGLAEPLTPGALLAEERRLFYVAATRARDRLVVTAVKAPADDGDQPSRFLTELGTEPKDVTGRPRRPLSVAALVAELRATTVDPRVSAPLREAAARRLARLAALADEEGRPLVPAAHPYRWWGMFEPTESKVPLRDREQPVVLSGSALDQLANTCALQWFLGREVKADAPATAAQGFGNVVHVLADEVASGHTPADLDVLMERLDSVWNALAFDAPWKSAQEKAHARVALERFLQWHVTDRAGRTPVASEHDFDVTLAAGDYEVRIRGQMDRVEADGDGRAYVVDFKTGKQTPTAREVERHPQLAVYQLAVREGAVDDAFDGVRPEPGGAELVQLRQGAARRDGGDTLPKVQAQEPLDGAWVGELLATAAGKVLDERFTPTAGQQCTHCAFRASCSARPEGRHVVE